One genomic segment of Cerasicoccus sp. TK19100 includes these proteins:
- the secD gene encoding protein translocase subunit SecD: MKNSIIWKLIFTAVIMAWAVLSLFPIKDTDFRDYVLAEPVDNAAEFNELVEEADSRVTENYPFVAALRDTANEKKVNLHDQYFPHIKMVREPNLQRANKIITDYLYQQSRGKLHLGLDLDGGVSLVLSIDAEQDPNAQNVRLEKAVEIISGRINALGVAEPLIRPIPPNRIEVQLPGVDLQQNPELIVNLVKAARLDFRTGHRYLRPNSDPNRGPIDNVGDLKSLPLNPGNPNGPSAMYEVLADERTDAKTGETTIVKYWVKKIPEAHGDIIDEAYIDMSTGSPMVGFTTTSEGSEIMKNMTQRIVDENASTRTDELLVVVLDGELESAATVQSAISRNGQITGNYSQDEVIQLVSALNNPLEFALKVDQMQEVGPSLAKDAQDASISAAMYGAIAVVAFMVIYYLFSGVVAVVSVSLSLVIVLGVLAGVGATLSLPGIAALVLTMGMAVDANILIFERIREELVAGKSIKNALKIGYDKALSTIVDANVTTMITAVILFVLGVGPVKGFGLTLAVGIGASVFAALIISRALLEIIVHGGIAEKVIPNFSIQKGLGIKSLNFLGKRKPAFICSWALVLAGVVAIFIAKDDIMGIDFRGGAEVVFEFDPGSKDTLEIAAIEDMAVANELGEVIPVFQSEIGQNIERLRIQVDSEEGRTEALVNAMLATFPNAELVKVSENVIGAAVSDQIVFNAIESIAFALIGILLYVALRFEIGYGVGAVVATIHDVLMSIGLFVILGQFLGIGSGQFTAPMVAAVLMIVGYSINDTIVVFDRIREELELNPSMKLFDVINRAISLTLSRTLLTSITTFVAAFALFIFGVGVVTDFALVFLIGIVTGTFSSIFIASPVFYAWHKGDRKHVTDHEYAKPTYEWEAGSKRATKESDSDKTSGAPA; encoded by the coding sequence ATGAAAAATTCCATTATTTGGAAACTGATCTTCACCGCCGTCATCATGGCCTGGGCGGTGCTCTCGCTGTTCCCGATTAAAGACACGGATTTCCGCGACTACGTGCTCGCCGAGCCGGTGGACAACGCCGCCGAGTTCAATGAGCTGGTCGAGGAAGCTGATAGTCGGGTCACCGAGAACTACCCGTTCGTCGCCGCCTTGCGCGATACGGCCAATGAAAAGAAGGTCAACCTGCACGATCAATACTTCCCGCACATTAAGATGGTGCGTGAGCCGAATCTGCAACGTGCCAACAAGATCATCACCGATTATCTTTACCAGCAATCACGCGGTAAACTGCACCTCGGTCTGGATCTCGATGGCGGCGTCTCGCTGGTGCTGAGCATCGATGCGGAGCAGGACCCCAATGCGCAAAACGTCCGCTTGGAGAAGGCGGTCGAAATTATTTCCGGCCGTATCAACGCGCTTGGCGTTGCCGAGCCGCTGATCCGCCCGATCCCGCCGAACCGCATCGAAGTGCAGCTGCCAGGCGTCGACCTTCAGCAAAATCCGGAGCTGATCGTAAACCTCGTTAAGGCTGCGCGTTTGGACTTCCGCACCGGGCACCGCTACCTGCGCCCGAATTCAGATCCTAACAGAGGACCAATAGACAACGTGGGCGACTTGAAAAGCCTGCCGCTCAACCCCGGCAATCCCAATGGCCCCAGCGCCATGTATGAAGTGCTCGCCGACGAGCGCACCGACGCCAAAACCGGCGAGACCACCATTGTGAAGTATTGGGTCAAGAAGATCCCCGAAGCCCATGGTGATATCATTGACGAAGCCTACATTGACATGAGCACCGGCTCTCCGATGGTCGGCTTCACTACGACTTCCGAAGGCTCCGAGATCATGAAAAACATGACTCAGCGCATCGTCGACGAGAATGCCAGCACCCGCACTGACGAGCTGCTGGTCGTCGTTCTCGACGGCGAGTTGGAATCCGCCGCCACGGTGCAGAGCGCGATTTCCCGCAACGGCCAAATTACTGGCAACTATTCGCAGGACGAAGTGATCCAGCTCGTCAGTGCGCTGAACAATCCGCTGGAGTTCGCCCTGAAGGTCGACCAAATGCAGGAAGTCGGCCCGAGCCTGGCGAAGGACGCGCAGGATGCCTCCATCAGCGCCGCCATGTATGGCGCGATTGCGGTGGTGGCCTTCATGGTGATTTATTACCTGTTCTCCGGCGTTGTCGCGGTGGTTTCCGTGTCCCTCAGCTTGGTCATCGTGCTCGGTGTGCTTGCTGGTGTTGGCGCGACGCTTTCGCTGCCAGGCATTGCCGCGTTGGTCCTGACCATGGGTATGGCCGTGGACGCGAACATCCTGATTTTCGAACGTATCCGCGAAGAGCTCGTCGCTGGCAAGTCCATCAAGAACGCGCTTAAAATCGGTTACGACAAGGCGCTGTCGACCATCGTTGACGCGAACGTCACCACGATGATCACGGCCGTGATCCTGTTCGTGCTCGGCGTCGGCCCAGTCAAGGGCTTTGGTTTGACGCTGGCCGTCGGTATCGGTGCCTCGGTGTTCGCCGCGCTGATCATCAGCCGCGCACTGTTGGAAATCATCGTGCATGGCGGCATTGCCGAAAAGGTGATTCCGAACTTCAGCATCCAGAAGGGCTTGGGTATCAAATCGCTTAACTTCCTGGGCAAGCGCAAGCCGGCCTTTATCTGCTCCTGGGCGCTGGTCCTGGCGGGTGTGGTCGCGATCTTTATCGCCAAGGACGACATCATGGGCATCGACTTCCGCGGTGGCGCGGAGGTGGTGTTTGAGTTCGATCCGGGCTCGAAGGACACCCTTGAAATCGCCGCGATTGAAGACATGGCCGTTGCCAACGAGCTGGGCGAAGTCATCCCGGTCTTCCAGTCTGAAATTGGCCAAAATATCGAGCGTCTGCGCATTCAGGTAGACTCGGAAGAGGGCCGCACTGAAGCCCTCGTCAACGCCATGCTGGCCACGTTCCCGAACGCCGAGCTGGTGAAGGTTTCTGAAAACGTCATTGGTGCCGCCGTGAGCGACCAGATCGTCTTCAACGCCATTGAGTCCATTGCTTTCGCGCTAATCGGCATTCTGCTCTACGTCGCGTTGCGCTTTGAGATCGGTTACGGTGTTGGCGCGGTCGTAGCGACGATTCACGACGTGCTGATGTCGATTGGCCTCTTCGTGATCCTGGGGCAGTTCCTGGGAATAGGCAGCGGTCAGTTTACCGCGCCGATGGTGGCCGCCGTGCTGATGATCGTGGGTTACTCGATTAACGATACCATCGTTGTGTTTGACCGTATCCGCGAGGAGCTGGAGCTCAACCCGTCCATGAAGCTGTTCGACGTGATCAACCGCGCCATCAGCCTCACGCTGAGCCGAACTTTGCTCACCAGTATCACGACTTTTGTCGCTGCCTTCGCGCTGTTTATCTTCGGCGTTGGCGTGGTGACGGACTTCGCGCTGGTCTTCCTGATCGGTATCGTCACCGGCACGTTCTCGTCGATCTTCATTGCGAGCCCGGTCTTCTACGCCTGGCACAAGGGTGACCGCAAGCACGTCACCGATCACGAGTATGCCAAGCCGACCTACGAATGGGAAGCGGGCAGCAAGCGCGCCACCAAGGAGTCGGATTCCGACAAGACCTCCGGCGCACCGGCCTAA
- a CDS encoding cupin domain-containing protein, producing MLERMEKARILHQATGQKNAAQRLGPYVLETLIKEADEIGVTAYRVTIEPHSTTAISYHKKAEEIYYVLSGEGTALLDGVAHSLVAGDFLRLPPGVKHGFITTAKPLVMLDIHSPGSRPDRDVYFEGEPPSGFSDNE from the coding sequence ATGTTGGAGCGCATGGAGAAAGCCCGCATCCTACATCAGGCAACTGGCCAGAAAAACGCCGCCCAGCGCCTGGGCCCCTACGTGCTGGAAACGCTGATCAAGGAGGCCGACGAAATCGGCGTCACCGCCTACCGCGTGACGATCGAGCCGCACTCCACGACCGCTATTAGCTACCACAAGAAGGCGGAGGAAATTTACTACGTGCTCTCCGGGGAGGGAACCGCGCTGCTCGATGGCGTGGCGCATTCACTAGTGGCGGGAGATTTTTTACGCCTGCCGCCTGGCGTGAAGCACGGCTTTATCACGACCGCCAAGCCCCTGGTCATGCTGGATATCCACAGCCCGGGTTCGCGTCCGGATCGCGATGTCTATTTCGAAGGTGAACCACCTTCAGGCTTCTCAGATAACGAGTAG
- the yajC gene encoding preprotein translocase subunit YajC produces the protein MLETPNIASFFTILAQAEGGDQSPMSFFLMIGLFMAGFWFLIVAPQRKMQKEHDALVKGLKKGDKIMTKGGVFGTIVNVKSDRVSVKVANNTNIEISKPFIQTVLNKKDDAKGDEAAEDTTDEPEKTEAK, from the coding sequence ATGCTCGAAACACCCAACATTGCATCTTTTTTCACTATTTTAGCCCAAGCGGAAGGCGGCGATCAAAGCCCGATGAGCTTTTTCCTGATGATCGGTCTCTTTATGGCCGGTTTCTGGTTCCTCATCGTTGCCCCGCAGCGCAAAATGCAGAAGGAGCACGACGCACTGGTCAAAGGCCTGAAAAAGGGCGATAAAATCATGACCAAGGGCGGCGTGTTCGGCACGATTGTTAACGTCAAGAGCGACCGCGTCTCGGTGAAGGTCGCCAACAACACCAACATCGAAATCTCCAAGCCCTTCATCCAAACCGTTCTGAATAAGAAGGACGACGCCAAGGGTGATGAAGCGGCGGAAGACACCACCGACGAGCCGGAAAAAACTGAGGCTAAGTAA
- the speA gene encoding biosynthetic arginine decarboxylase: MPASDKSNWSPEKSAEYYGLPRWGQGHFSADAKGNLCVQPLGEDGPSISLADVLAEAEAEHGLRPPLTIRVQDLLRRRVEMLNEAFHRAIEEEGYAGHYRGVFPIKVNQLREVVEEILDAGRSYDFGLEAGSKPELLIALSQLDRKNDLLVCNGYKDMDYIRAALLGVRLGREVILVIEQFSEVDAIIKVAREMNVQPHIGFRVKLSIAGEGKWATSTGDNAKFGLTAAEIVAAGKKLKRAKLGHCLRLVHFHIGSQVPNILTIKKAVREAARFYCEIRQMGFDIKYLDVGGGLGIDYDGSRTNYESSMNYSMGEYARDVVFNIKSVCEQAGHPVPDIISESGRALVAPHSILVIEAVDRIVKIPETEEGKTPKIKKHQILADLQYILTNKDAHGPQERFHDAQQKKDEAANLFSLGYLDLPTRAQADTLYWQICADIHTGLKKDGYVPEDLENLGALLAEQYVCNFSVFQSLLDHWALDQLFPIAPLQRLDEEPTIEATLVDITCDSDGKVTDFVDLEDVRHSLRLHPLGKKPYYLGIFLVGAYQDIMGDLHNLFGRVNEVHVFLEDDEEDGFYIEETIRGFSTDEVLDFIQYKGADLTRAMKKQIDVATRNDVVKPREGIRLLNLYTDMLNQKTYLTPGDKVKKTVKKKAK; encoded by the coding sequence ATGCCTGCTTCAGACAAGTCCAACTGGTCCCCCGAAAAATCCGCAGAATACTACGGCCTGCCCCGCTGGGGCCAAGGCCACTTTAGCGCGGATGCAAAAGGTAATCTGTGTGTCCAGCCACTAGGCGAAGACGGTCCCAGCATCAGCCTGGCGGATGTCCTGGCCGAAGCCGAAGCCGAGCACGGCCTACGCCCGCCGCTGACCATTCGCGTGCAGGACTTGCTCCGCCGCCGCGTGGAAATGCTCAACGAAGCCTTCCACCGCGCCATCGAAGAGGAAGGCTATGCGGGGCATTACCGGGGCGTGTTCCCGATCAAGGTCAACCAACTGCGCGAGGTAGTGGAAGAAATTCTCGACGCTGGCCGCTCCTATGACTTTGGCCTCGAAGCCGGCAGCAAGCCCGAGCTGCTCATTGCCCTCTCCCAGCTTGATCGCAAGAACGACCTGCTCGTCTGCAATGGCTACAAGGACATGGACTATATTCGCGCGGCCTTGCTCGGCGTGCGCCTGGGCCGCGAAGTCATCCTCGTCATCGAGCAATTTTCCGAAGTGGACGCGATCATCAAGGTGGCCCGCGAAATGAACGTGCAGCCCCATATCGGCTTCCGCGTCAAGCTGTCCATCGCCGGCGAAGGCAAATGGGCGACGTCCACCGGCGACAATGCAAAGTTCGGCCTGACCGCCGCGGAAATCGTCGCCGCCGGTAAAAAGCTGAAGCGCGCCAAGCTCGGCCATTGCCTGCGCCTCGTGCACTTCCACATCGGCTCGCAGGTGCCGAATATTTTGACGATCAAGAAGGCCGTCCGCGAGGCTGCACGCTTCTATTGCGAGATTCGCCAAATGGGCTTCGACATCAAATATCTCGACGTGGGCGGCGGTCTGGGCATCGACTACGATGGCAGCCGGACCAACTACGAGAGCTCAATGAACTACTCAATGGGCGAGTATGCGCGCGATGTCGTCTTTAACATCAAGAGCGTTTGCGAGCAGGCTGGCCATCCCGTGCCAGACATCATTTCTGAAAGCGGGCGCGCGCTGGTGGCCCCCCACTCGATCCTCGTGATTGAAGCCGTGGATCGCATTGTCAAAATTCCGGAAACCGAGGAAGGGAAGACGCCTAAGATCAAGAAGCACCAAATACTGGCCGACCTGCAATACATCCTGACCAACAAGGATGCACACGGCCCGCAGGAGCGTTTTCACGATGCCCAACAAAAGAAAGACGAGGCTGCAAATCTGTTCTCCCTCGGCTACCTGGACCTCCCTACCCGCGCCCAGGCGGACACCCTTTACTGGCAAATTTGCGCCGACATCCACACCGGCCTCAAGAAGGACGGCTACGTCCCCGAGGATCTTGAAAACCTCGGTGCCCTGCTGGCAGAGCAATACGTTTGCAATTTCTCCGTCTTCCAAAGCCTGCTCGACCACTGGGCGCTGGACCAGCTCTTCCCCATTGCACCGCTACAGCGCCTCGACGAAGAGCCGACCATCGAAGCGACGCTGGTGGACATTACCTGTGACAGCGATGGCAAGGTCACGGACTTTGTCGACCTGGAAGACGTTCGCCACAGTCTGCGCCTGCATCCGCTGGGCAAAAAACCATACTACCTGGGCATTTTCCTGGTCGGCGCGTATCAGGACATCATGGGCGACCTGCACAACCTCTTTGGCCGCGTCAACGAAGTGCACGTATTCCTTGAAGACGACGAAGAGGACGGCTTCTACATTGAGGAAACCATCCGCGGCTTCTCCACGGACGAGGTGCTCGACTTTATCCAATACAAAGGCGCGGACCTAACCCGAGCCATGAAAAAGCAGATCGACGTCGCCACCCGCAACGACGTCGTGAAGCCCCGCGAAGGCATCCGCTTGCTCAATCTTTACACGGATATGCTCAACCAAAAAACCTACCTGACACCGGGCGATAAGGTGAAGAAAACCGTCAAGAAAAAGGCGAAATAA